One Corythoichthys intestinalis isolate RoL2023-P3 chromosome 9, ASM3026506v1, whole genome shotgun sequence DNA window includes the following coding sequences:
- the vstm2l gene encoding V-set and transmembrane domain-containing protein 2-like protein → MRGIVGLLHYVGLYLQLNAALTIEHGELDNYLHGNALFTEVPHDVTTKSGKDVEMACSFRGAGSPSSLEIQWWYNKEHRDWPKKPAHITNDVVPQQEPLKDATKISVVKVAGSNISHKLRLSSVKPSDEGTYECRVIDFSGSVVQRHHVWAYLHVESNQSTDVHGSGRQSDQINNQHRSENDEKRMRSHPS, encoded by the exons ATGAGAGGCATAGTGGGACTATTGCACTACGTGGGACTTTACCTTCAACTTAATGCAGCTCTCACTATAGAACATGGTGAGCTGGATAATTATTTACATGGAAATG CTCTCTTCACAGAGGTGCCCCACGACGTCACGACAAAGAGCGGCAAGGATGTAGAGATGGCGTGCTCCTTCCGCGGCGCAGGTTCTCCTTCTTCGCTGGAGATTCAATGGTGGTACAACAAGGAACACAGAGACTGGCCCAAGAAGCCTGCACATATCACAAATGAT GTTGTTCCTCAGCAAGAGCCCTTGAAAGACGCCACTAAAATTAGT GTCGTGAAAGTAGCAGGCAGCAACATTTCACACAAACTTCGGCTGTCCAGTGTCAAGCCGTCAGACGAGGGCACCTACGAGTGTCGTGTCATCGACTTCAGCGGCTCTGTGGTGCAGCGCCATCACGTTTGGGCCTACCTCCATGTGGAGTCTAATCAAAGCACAGATGTCCACGGGTCAGGGCGTCAGTCAGACCAGATCAACAACCAGCACAGGAGTGAGAACGATGAAAAGAGGATGAGGTCGCATCCCTCCTGA